One stretch of Roseimicrobium sp. ORNL1 DNA includes these proteins:
- a CDS encoding radical SAM protein: MLVVVWRITGRCPLRCPFCAYGIDAPRLHGDADEAQVRRFSKVLAEYQQHTGQSVLVSWLGGEPLLWPALPSLSRHLVHDLHLKVSATTNGMTLGAASVREHLAECYAELTLSIDGFAPFHDRMRGWLGAFEQLREGVHALAAMSPRPKLRANTVLMRDNISDYPALCHELAEWGMDELTFNQLGGNDRPEFYPPHRLRMEDVDWLTQQLPMLSASLQGRGVCLNCSAGYLERIRATTLGRPLPVENCEPGTRFLFVDEMGHAAPCSFTTSGYGVPVDELRTPADLLQLPLRFAEQRRAKTHSACLDCRSTQVFHKFAA, encoded by the coding sequence TGTCCCTTCTGCGCGTACGGCATCGACGCGCCGCGACTGCATGGTGATGCGGATGAAGCGCAGGTACGTCGCTTCAGCAAGGTGCTGGCGGAATATCAACAACACACAGGGCAATCCGTGCTGGTGAGCTGGCTCGGGGGTGAGCCGCTGCTGTGGCCTGCGCTACCGTCGCTCAGCAGGCATCTGGTGCATGACCTGCATCTCAAGGTGAGTGCCACCACGAATGGCATGACGTTGGGCGCTGCCTCCGTGCGCGAGCATCTCGCGGAGTGTTATGCGGAGCTTACGCTGAGCATCGATGGCTTTGCGCCCTTCCATGATCGCATGCGTGGATGGCTGGGTGCGTTTGAGCAATTGCGAGAGGGAGTCCATGCGCTCGCGGCCATGTCCCCGCGACCGAAGTTGCGCGCGAACACGGTGCTCATGCGGGATAACATTTCTGACTATCCCGCGCTGTGCCATGAGCTCGCGGAGTGGGGGATGGATGAGCTGACCTTCAACCAGCTTGGTGGGAATGACCGGCCCGAGTTTTACCCGCCACACCGGCTGCGCATGGAGGATGTGGACTGGCTCACGCAGCAGTTGCCCATGCTTTCGGCATCGCTGCAGGGGCGTGGGGTGTGTTTGAACTGTAGTGCCGGGTATCTGGAGCGCATTCGTGCAACCACGCTGGGCAGACCGCTTCCGGTGGAGAATTGCGAGCCGGGCACACGATTCCTCTTTGTGGACGAAATGGGACATGCTGCTCCGTGCAGTTTCACCACTTCCGGCTATGGTGTGCCCGTGGATGAATTGCGCACCCCTGCCGACCTCCTGCAACTGCCGCTGCGCTTCGCGGAACAACGCCGCGCGAAGACGCACTCTGCCTGTCTTGACTGCCGCAGCACGCAGGTGTTTCACAAGTTCGCGGCATGA